One part of the Phragmites australis chromosome 3, lpPhrAust1.1, whole genome shotgun sequence genome encodes these proteins:
- the LOC133911780 gene encoding uncharacterized protein LOC133911780, producing MRRSDSEDRCKRHPEHRLSKGVCPSCLRDRLAHLSASSSAATTTTRASSSATTSPYSSAGSSPPPHHVALSADVSSVHVFGGPTSNGSSFINVAAFSQPLMTTSVKKPAGRQEDAGRESVQGKGEVKKKKKKSGKKKIGRFLSRLVGAEKRRQTGDGELFHSKTMKDKTSSKWVFF from the coding sequence ATGCGGCGATCGGACTCGGAAGACCGGTGCAAGCGGCACCCGGAGCACCGGCTGTCCAAGGGCGTCTGCCCGTCCTGCCTCCGCGACCGCCTCGCCCAcctctccgcctcctcctccgccgccaccaccaccacgcgcgcctcctcctcggccaccACCTCCCCGTACTCCTCCGCGGGCTCGTCCCCTCCGCCCCACCACGTCGCGCTCTCGGCGGACGTCAGCTCGGTCCACGTCTTCGGCGGTCCCACCTCCAACGGCTCCTCCTTCATCAACGTCGCTGCCTTCTCGCAGCCGCTGATGACGACCTCCGTTAAGAAACCTGCAGGGAGGCAAGAGGACGCGGGCAGGGAGTCTGTGCAGGGGAAGGGGGaggtcaagaagaagaagaagaagagcggCAAGAAGAAGATAGGGAGGTTCCTGTCGAGGCTCGTGGGAGCGGAGAAGCGGCGGCAAACCGGCGACGGCGAGCTCTTCCACTCCAAGACCATGAAGGATAAGACGTCGTCCAAGTGGGTATTCTTCTGA